From the genome of Bos indicus x Bos taurus breed Angus x Brahman F1 hybrid chromosome 19, Bos_hybrid_MaternalHap_v2.0, whole genome shotgun sequence:
ATGCACAGTGACCCACCTCTCACCTCCCCAAGGAGGGCAATTCCAATGCCACCGATGTAAACCATGACCATCTTAACCCCAGTCATTCCTCTGGGCTGGACTCTCTCTAGTACAAACTAGCACTTCATCTACTGCCTAGGCTATAAGAACACATTGGTGGGGATCCATCTGGGGGCAGGGCTGCCATCAAGCCAATGATTGGGAGGGTCTAGAGGTCTGAAATGGGACGATTGAAGTTTCACTGACTTTCTGAACCACCTTGGGGGAGTCCCCGTCTCCTGCTGGGCCACAACTTGCCCCTCTGTGAAGTAGACAGGATGAATTAAATGGCTCTGATGACCCTCCAGACATTCTGGGTCAGTCAGAACACCCTCggttcccttctctctgcctGCCCCTTTCTTCCTGTGCATTTGGCCTGCTCCTGTCCCAACCAGGGGtccacagagacacagagagagtgaGGCTAAGAACTTTGATTTGCTTTATTTAGCCAATATGGAAGCAGGGAGCAAGCTACAGCCAGAGCCAAGGGTGCAGATGGGAGAGCTGGGCCAGCCTCGCCCTGGAGTCAGAGGAGCAGGAGGTGGCATTATGAGTCCATTGTACTGATCTCCCTGCAAGAAGAGGGCAAAACACGGCAGTGTGAGTGAGTAGTCCTTGTGCCTTCTGGAGACCTCAGCCGCCTGTTCTCCCCCGTCCTACACACCCCCATTTCCTGCCCCAGGCATCTGGGCACACAggacaaagaaaaaaacccacctgGGGACCGCTGAGTGGGGAGACCCACACTCCAAGAAGTCCAGCgtgccttctttgtctcttttcccatACCTGGGAGGGGAGAGACAGCTGGGGCCAGCACTATGCCCAGGTACGTTCACCTGCCTCATGCCTACCCCTGGGCACCATCCTGCCCAGGGCACAGGGGCCCGAGCCAGACTGTAGAGTTGCTCTGCTCCCGAAGAACATGGAAGGAGCTGGGCCTGGGGTCTTGGCCGGGgcctctctccccatctcacaCTCACCTAGGCCTGGTCAGCATGTTGATGTATCTGCGGAGCTCAGCCGCATACTGGGCCATCTGCTCTGGCGTGGCATTGTCCCCCGGATACTCTGGCTCCAGCGGGGCTCCCAGGGCACCCAGGGGTGGCTGCAGCAACAGAGCCACGCACGTGGACAGAAGGAGCAGGAAGAGGCAGCGGTGCGCGGCAGCCATCTGAGGAGCCAGGATCAGGGAGATAGAGGGGGCATAGAgctcacccctcccctctccccctagC
Proteins encoded in this window:
- the PPY gene encoding pancreatic prohormone, giving the protein MAAAHRCLFLLLLSTCVALLLQPPLGALGAPLEPEYPGDNATPEQMAQYAAELRRYINMLTRPRYGKRDKEGTLDFLECGSPHSAVPREISTMDS